In the genome of Cheilinus undulatus linkage group 6, ASM1832078v1, whole genome shotgun sequence, one region contains:
- the ppp2r5d gene encoding serine/threonine-protein phosphatase 2A 56 kDa regulatory subunit delta isoform, with translation MPNKTKKEKETTKSSKSSMKSSNSSSSSGGKEAAATENADESQQQQSGSKRPSNSTPPPTQLNKIKYSGGPQLVKKERRQSSSRFSLTKNRELQKLPALKDSPLVEREELFVQKLRQCCVLFDFVSDPLSDLKYKEVKRAGLNEMVEYITHNSDVVTECIYPEAVLMFSVNLFRTLPPSSNPTGAEFDPEEDEPTLEAAWPHLQLVYEFFLRFLESPDFQPNVAKKYIDQKFVLSLLELFDSEDPRERDFLKTILHRIYGKFLGLRAYIRRQINNIFYRFIYETEHHNGIAELLEILGSIINGFALPLKEEHKMFLIRVLLPLHKVKSLSVYHPQLAYCVVQFLEKDSSLTEPVIMGLLKFWPKTHSPKEVMFLNELEEILDVIEPSEFVKVQEPLFRQLAKCVSSPHFQVAERALYYWNNEYIMSLISDNAAKILPIMFPALYKNSKSHWNKTIHGLIYNALKLFMEMNQKLFDDCTQQYKAEKQKEKYKLKEREEIWHKIEELARQNPQSNKLHPLRPGLHPQDEYMLYSDSNTVTVYSMETETPTAEDIQLLKKTVESEASQGMKDLKKDKVLMRRKSELPQDVYTIKALEAHKRAEEYLTANQEAL, from the exons ATGCCTAACAAAACCAAGAAGGAGAAG GAAACGACCAAATCTTCCAAGAGCAGCATGAAGAGCagtaacagcagcagcagcagtggaggGAAGGAGGCTGCTGCTACTGAGAACGCAGATGAG tcccagcagcagcagagtggcaGTAAGCGTCCCAGTAACAGCACGCCTCCACCCACTCAGCTCAACAAGATCAAATACTCTGGAGGTCCTCAGCTGGTGAAGAAGGAGCGCCGCCAGAGCTCGTCTCGCTTTAGCCTGACCAAGAacagagagctgcagaaacTACCTGCACTCAAAG actcCCCCCTGGTTGAGCGTGAAGAGTTGTTTGTCCAGAAGCTTCGTCAGTGCTGTGTGCTGTTCGACTTCGTCAGCGACCCGCTCAGTGACCTTAAATACAAAGAGGTGAAGAGGGCGGGGCTTAACGAGATGGTGGAGTACATCACACACAACAGCGACGTGGTGACAGAGTGTATTTACCCTGAAGCCGTGCTGATG TTTTCTGTGAACTTGTTCCGGACTCTTCCTCCGTCCTCCAATCCAACCGGAGCTGAGTTTGATCCTGAGGAGGATGAGCCCACGCTGGAGGCTGCCTGGCCTCACCTGCAG CTCGTATATGAATTCTTCCTTCGCTTCCTGGAGTCTCCAGACTTTCAGCCAAACGTTGCCAAAAAATACATCGACCAAAAGTTTGTACTCTCG CTGCTGGAGCTGTTTGACAGTGAGGATCCCCGAGAGAGAGATTTCCTCAAGACCATCCTCCACCGGATCTACGGAAAGTTCCTCGGCCTCCGTGCCTACATCCGCCGCCAGATCAACAACATCTTCTACAG ATTTATCTATGAAACAGAACATCACAATGGCATCGCTGAGCTTCTGGAGATACTGGGCAG catCATCAACGGCTTTGCTCTCCCTCTCAAAGAGGAACACAAGATGTTTTTAATCCGAGTTCTGCTGCCGCTTCATAAAGTCAAATCTCTGAGCGTCTACCACCCCCAG CTGGCGTACTGTGTGGTCCAGTTCCTGGAGAAAGACAGTAGTCTGACAGAACCG GTGATCATGGGTCTGCTGAAGTTCTGGCCAAAGACTCACAGTCCGAAGGAGGTGATGTTCCTGAACGAGCTGGAGGAGATCCTGGATGTCATCGAGCCATCAGAGTTTGTTAAAGTCCAGGAGCCGCTCTTCAGACAGCTTGCCAAGTGTGTGTCCAGCCCGCACTTCCAG GTTGCAGAGAGAGCTCTCTACTACTGGAACAACGAGTACATCATGAGTCTGATCAGTGACAACGCCGCCAAGATCCTCCCCATCATGTTCCCCGCCCTCTACAAGAACTCCAAGAGCCACTGGAACAA GACGATCCACGGTCTGATCTACAACGCTCTGAAGCTCTTCATGGAGATGAACCAGAAATTGTTTGACGACTGCACGCAGCAGTACAAGGCCGAGAAACAAAA agagAAATATAAGCtgaaggagagggaggagatcTGGCACAAGATTGAAGAGCTGGCCCGGCAGAACCCCCAG AGCAATAAGCTTCACCCTCTCCGTCCTGGACTCCATCCACAGGATGAG taCATGCTGTACAGTGACAGTAATACTGTGACTGTGTACTCGATGGAAACAGAAACCCCGACAGCTGAAGATATCCAACTGCTGAAGAAGACGGTGGAGAGCGAGGCCTCACAG GGTATGAAGGACCTGAAAAAGGACAAGGTGCTGATGAGGAGGAAGTCGGAGCTGCCGCAGGACGTCTACACCATCAAAGCTTTGGAGGCTCACAAGAGAGCCGAGGAGTATctgacagccaatcaggaggCGCTCTGA